A portion of the Jaculus jaculus isolate mJacJac1 chromosome 5, mJacJac1.mat.Y.cur, whole genome shotgun sequence genome contains these proteins:
- the LOC123460774 gene encoding LOW QUALITY PROTEIN: RNA-binding protein 12-like (The sequence of the model RefSeq protein was modified relative to this genomic sequence to represent the inferred CDS: inserted 4 bases in 2 codons; substituted 1 base at 1 genomic stop codon) yields the protein MAVVIRLQGLPIXDIRHFFSGLTIPDGGVHIVGGELGEAFIIFATDEDARLGMMRTGGTIKGSKATLLLSSKTEMQNMFERSRRRFETANLDIPPANANRSGPPPSSGMSSRVNLPTTVPNFNNPSPSVVTATTSVHESNKNXFSTASRGTAPPSMGASFGSPTFSSTIPSTASPMNTVPPPPISPIPAMPSLPLLPSIPPIPVPPPVPTLPSVPPIPPVPSVPPMTPLPPISGMPPLNPPPVAPLPAGMNGSGAPLSLNNNLNPMFLGPLNPVNPIQMNFQSSVKSLPINPDDLYVSVHGMPFSTMENDVRVFFHGLHVDAVHLLKDHVGRNNGNGLVKFLSPQDTFEALKRNRMLMIQRYVEVSPAIERQWVAAGGHITFKQSMGPSGQAHPPPQTLPRTKLPSGQKRSRSRSPHEAGFCVYLKGLPFEAEDKYVTDFFXKLHIVEDSIYIAYGPNGKATGEGFVEFRHEADYKTALCHHKQYMGSGFIQVHPITKKGMLEKIDTIRKRLQNFSYDQREIVLNPEGDANSAKVCAHITNIPFSITKMDVLPFLEGIPVDENAVHVLVDNNGQGLGQALVQFKNEDDARKSEHLHRKKLNGREAFVHVVTLEDMREIEKNPPAQGKMELKMPVPGNPAVPGMPSVGLPAAGMPAAGLPGARLPGAGLPGAGIISAGIPGPGIPGLGMLGPRIPGPGIPGPGKPGPGIPGPGMPGAGLPSAGGAEHAFLTLGSKEANNGPPFNFPGNFGGSNAFGPPLPPPGVGGAFGDARPGMPSIGNSGLPGLGLEVPGFGGGPNNLSGPAGFGGHPQNFGNGPGSLGDPPGFRNGPPGLGSAPGHLSGPPAFGPGPGPGPIHIGGPPGFGASSRKPGPTIIKVQNMPFTVSIDEILDFFYGYQVIPGSVCLKYNEKGMPTGEAMVAFESWDEATAAVIDLNDRPIGSRKVKLVLG from the exons ATGGCTGTGGTCATCCGCTTGCAAGGTCTCCCAAT GGACATTCGCCACTTCTTCTCTGGATTGACCATCCCCGATGGGGGCGTGCATATTGTAGGGGGTGAACTGGGTGAGGCTTTCATCATTTTTGCCACTGATGAAGATGCAAGGCTTGGTATGATGCGCACAGGTGGTACAATTAAAGGGTCAAAAGCAACACTGTTGTTGAGTAGTAAAACGGAAATGCAGAATATGTTCGAACGGAGTCGTAGGCGTTTTGAAACTGCCAATTTAGATATTCCGCCAGCAAATGCTAATAGATCAGGACCACCACCTAGCTCAGGAATGAGCAGCAGGGTAAACTTACCCACAACAGTACCCAACTTTAATAATCCTTCGCCAAGTGTAGTTACTGCTACCACTTCTGTTCATGAGAGCAACAAAAA ATTCTCCACAGCCAGCAGAGGAACTGCTCCTCCAAGTATGGGGGCTTCTTTTGGAAGTCCAACATTCAGCTCAACCATCCCAAGTACAGCTTCTCCAATGAACACAGTCCCACCACCACCAATTTCTCCAATCCCAGCAATGCCATCTTTGCCACTGCTCCCATCCATTCCCCCAATACCAGTTCCTCCTCCAGTACCTACCTTGCCTTCTGTGCCCCCTATTCCTCCAGTCCCTTCTGTGCCACCCATGACCCCATTGCCACCCATATCGGGCATGCCACCCTTGAATCCACCACCTGTGGCACCTCTACCTGCTGGAATGAATGGCTCTGGAGCACCTTTGAGTCTGAACAATAACCTGAACCCAATGTTCCTGGGTCCGCTAAATCCTGTTAACCCTATCCAGATGAACTTTCAAAGTAGCGTGAAGTCACTTCCCATCAACCCTGATGATctgtatgtgagtgtgcatggAATGCCCTTTTCTACGATGGAAAATGATGTCAGAGTGTTTTTCCATGGGCTCCATGTTGATGCAGTGCATTTGTTAAAAGATCATGTAGGTCGAAATAACGGGAATGGATTGGTTAAGTTTCTCTCCCCTCAAGATACATTTGAAGCCTTGAAACGGAACAGAATGCTGATGATTCAACGATATGTGGAAGTTAGTCCTGccatagagagacaatgggtagcTGCTGGAGGTCATATCACTTTTAAACAAAGTATGGGACCTTCTGGACAAGCTCATCCCCCTCCTCAGACACTTCCAAGGACAAAATTGCCCAGTGGGCAGAAAAGGTCAAGGTCAAGATCACCACATGAGGctggtttttgtgtttatttgaaaGGGCTACCATTCGAAGCAGAAGACAAATatgtcactgattttttttaaaagctgcatATTGTAGAAGATAGTATTTATATAGCTTATGGACCCAATGGGAAAGCAACTGGTGAAGGCTTTGTGGAATTCAGACATGAGGCTGACTATAAGACTGCTTTGTGTCATCATAAACAATACATGGGCAGTGGCTTTATTCAAGTACACCCAATTACTAAGAAAGGTATGCTAGAAAAGATAGATACGATTCGAAAAAGACTGCAGAATTTCAGCTATGACCAGAGGGAAATAGTGTTAAATCCAGAGGGGGATGCCAACTCTGCCAAAGTCTGTGCTCACATAACAAATATTCCATTCAGCATTACCAAGATGGATGTTCTTCCGTTCCTAGAAGGCATCCCAGTGGATGAAAATGCTGTACATGTTCTTGTTGATAACAATGGGCAAGGTCTAGGACAGGCATTGGTTCAGTTTAAAAATGAAGATGATGCACGGAAGTCTGAACACTTACACCGTAAAAAACTGAATGGGAGAGAAGCTTTTGTTCATGTAGTTACCTTAGAAGATAtgagagaaattgagaaaaatcctccagcccaaggaaaaatGGAATTAAAGATGCCTGTGCCAGGTAATCCTGCAGTGCCAGGAATGCCTAGTGTGGGTTTGCCCGCTGCCGGAATGCCTGCTGCTGGATTGCCAGGTGCCAGATTGCCTGGTGCAGGATTGCCTGGTGCTGGAATTATCAGTGCTGGAATTCCTGGCCCTGGAATACCTGGCCTTGGAATGCTGGGTCCCAGAATACCTGGTCCCGGAATACCTGGTCCTGGAAAGCCCGGTCCCGGAATACCTGGTCCCGGAATGCCCGGTGCAGGACTTCCTAGTGCAGGAGGTGCAGAGCATGCCTTCCTGACTTTAGGATCAAAGGAAGCCAACAATGGTCCTCCATTTAACTTCCCTGGTAATTTTGGTGGGTCAAATGCCTTTGGGCCACCCCTTCCTCCTCCAGGGGTAGGAGGGGCCTTTGGTGATGCTAGGCCTGGTATGCCTTCAATTGGAAACAGTGGTTTGCCTGGTTTAGGACTTGAAGTTCCAGGTTTTGGAGGTGGACCAAATAATTTAAGTGGGCCAGCAGGATTTGGAGGGCATCCTCAGAATTTTGGAAATGGTCCTGGTAGTTTAGGTGACCCCCCTGGTTTTAGAAATGGCCCTCCTGGTCTTGGAAGTGCCCCTGGGCAtttgagtgggcctccagcctttgGACCTGGCCCTGGTCCTGGCCCAATCCATATTGGTGGTCCCCCTGGCTTTGGGGCTAGTTCTAGAAAGCCAGGGCCTACAATAATTAAGGTGCAGAACATGCCCTTCACTGTGTCTATTGATGAAATCTTAGATTTCTTTTATGGCTATCAAGTAATACCAGGCTCAGTGTGtttaaaatacaatgaaaaaggGATGCCTACTGGTGAAGCCATGGTGGCATTCGAATCTTGGGATGAAGCCACTGCTGCTGTCATTGACTTAAATGATAGGCCTATAGGTTCCAGAAAAGTAAAACTGGTGTTAGGGTAG